Proteins from a single region of Leptolyngbya sp. CCY15150:
- a CDS encoding ABC transporter ATP-binding protein, producing the protein MSNVRFESVSKQYGNSFAVKELNLEIADGEFLVLVGPSGCGKTTSLRMLAGLEDISQGSLYIDEQRMNDVPARERDIAMVFQSYALYPHMTVFENMAFSLQLQKVPKAEITQRIHSAAQQLDIEPLLDRRPRQLSGGQRQRVAVGRAIVRNPSVFLMDEPLSNLDAKLRVQARTELSKLHRQLGTTFVYVTHDQVEAMTLGSRIAVMNQGILQQVGTPQTLYDEPRNTFVAGFMGSPAMNFLKARLVGEGDHLAIATDAFQLPIPTDRCAAYAPYRDRPILFGVRPESLHVPDYVPPGIVPLSVPTTISVIERMGNEIILYLTTPDGQDLVARVDPRSRLQIGESVTMVMDTHRFYLFDAETGDRL; encoded by the coding sequence ATGTCTAACGTTAGGTTTGAATCGGTTAGTAAGCAGTATGGCAACTCCTTTGCCGTGAAGGAACTGAACTTAGAAATTGCCGATGGAGAATTTTTAGTCCTAGTTGGGCCGTCAGGCTGTGGAAAAACCACATCTCTGCGAATGTTGGCTGGTTTAGAAGACATTAGCCAGGGCAGTCTTTATATTGATGAGCAGCGCATGAACGATGTGCCGGCAAGGGAACGAGATATCGCCATGGTCTTTCAGTCCTATGCGCTCTATCCCCACATGACTGTGTTTGAAAATATGGCCTTTAGCCTGCAACTGCAGAAAGTGCCCAAGGCCGAGATTACTCAACGCATCCACAGCGCTGCTCAACAGTTAGATATTGAACCTCTGCTCGATCGCCGCCCGCGACAGTTATCTGGAGGACAGCGGCAACGGGTGGCGGTAGGACGCGCCATTGTGCGCAATCCGTCGGTATTTTTGATGGATGAACCGTTATCCAATCTGGATGCCAAGCTGCGTGTGCAGGCCCGCACGGAGTTAAGTAAGCTACATCGTCAATTGGGTACCACCTTTGTCTATGTCACCCATGACCAGGTAGAAGCGATGACCCTGGGCTCCCGAATTGCCGTGATGAATCAGGGAATTTTGCAGCAGGTCGGTACCCCTCAAACCCTCTATGACGAACCTCGCAATACGTTTGTAGCTGGATTTATGGGCAGTCCGGCGATGAACTTTCTCAAGGCTCGCTTAGTGGGTGAGGGCGATCACCTAGCGATCGCCACCGATGCGTTTCAGCTTCCCATCCCCACCGATCGCTGCGCCGCCTATGCCCCCTACCGCGATCGCCCGATTCTCTTTGGGGTGCGTCCAGAAAGCCTGCATGTGCCCGACTATGTGCCGCCTGGTATTGTACCGCTGTCGGTGCCCACCACCATCTCCGTCATCGAACGGATGGGCAACGAGATTATCCTTTACCTGACAACACCAGATGGGCAAGATTTAGTTGCACGGGTAGACCCACGCAGCCGCCTACAGATTGGAGAGTCGGTGACGATGGTGATGGATACGCATCGGTTTTACCTATTTGATGCAGAGACAGGCGATCGCCTTTAG